Proteins co-encoded in one Bacillus infantis NRRL B-14911 genomic window:
- a CDS encoding lipoate--protein ligase family protein has product MLKETWRFIDSGYGSPSFNMALDEALLEWNSEGKIPPVIRFYGWDPATLSIGYFQKAEKEIDMDAVKKHGLGFVRRPTGGRGVLHEHELTYSVIVSEDHPEMPKTVTEAYRVISEGILKGFHNLGMDAYFAVPKTAEERESLKNPRSSVCFDAPSWYELVVEGRKVAGSAQTRQKGVILQHGSILLDLDEDKLFSLFKYPNDRVKERMQRAFKSKAVAINELSRDKVTIGQAKEAFRKGFEEGLDIHLEPYELSAEEMEYVNKIAKDRYENDEWNFKR; this is encoded by the coding sequence ATGCTAAAAGAAACTTGGAGATTTATTGATTCGGGATATGGTTCCCCATCTTTCAATATGGCTTTGGATGAGGCACTCCTCGAGTGGAACAGCGAGGGAAAGATCCCGCCTGTCATCCGCTTCTACGGATGGGATCCGGCAACGCTTTCCATTGGCTATTTTCAAAAAGCGGAAAAGGAAATCGATATGGATGCAGTCAAAAAGCACGGGCTGGGGTTTGTCCGCCGTCCGACAGGCGGAAGGGGCGTCCTGCATGAACATGAGCTCACATACAGCGTCATCGTTTCAGAGGACCATCCTGAAATGCCGAAAACAGTCACAGAGGCCTACCGGGTGATTTCTGAAGGAATCCTTAAGGGATTCCACAATCTTGGAATGGATGCCTATTTTGCTGTTCCGAAGACAGCCGAGGAAAGGGAGTCGCTGAAGAACCCGCGTTCCTCCGTCTGCTTTGATGCACCAAGCTGGTATGAGCTTGTTGTTGAGGGAAGAAAGGTTGCCGGAAGCGCCCAGACAAGGCAGAAGGGTGTTATCCTCCAGCATGGATCCATCCTCCTCGACCTTGATGAAGATAAGCTTTTCAGCCTGTTCAAGTATCCGAATGACCGTGTGAAGGAAAGGATGCAGAGAGCGTTCAAAAGCAAAGCCGTTGCCATCAACGAGCTGAGCCGGGACAAAGTTACAATCGGGCAGGCCAAGGAAGCCTTCAGAAAGGGCTTTGAAGAAGGTCTTGACATTCATCTTGAACCTTATGAGCTTTCCGCCGAAGAAATGGAATATGTGAACAAAATTGCAAAAGACCGATATGAAAACGATGAATGGAACTTTAAAAGATAA
- the comGC gene encoding competence type IV pilus major pilin ComGC, whose translation MVYKGDEIVKNEKGFTLIEMMIVLLVISVLLIITVPNITKHNSKINSKGCEAYIKMVQAQVQSYEIEHKQYPSGVEELVSEGYLKEGETSCPNGSSISISADGEVTQLNNG comes from the coding sequence ATGGTTTATAAAGGAGATGAAATAGTGAAAAACGAAAAAGGTTTTACCCTTATTGAAATGATGATCGTCCTGCTTGTCATTTCTGTCCTGCTCATCATAACCGTGCCGAATATCACCAAGCATAATTCCAAGATCAACAGCAAAGGCTGCGAGGCTTACATCAAGATGGTCCAGGCCCAGGTCCAGTCATATGAGATAGAGCATAAACAGTATCCTTCGGGAGTAGAGGAGCTTGTAAGCGAGGGATATTTAAAAGAAGGTGAAACATCCTGTCCGAACGGCAGCAGCATCTCTATCAGTGCGGATGGGGAGGTCACGCAGCTGAATAATGGCTAA
- the comGG gene encoding competence type IV pilus minor pilin ComGG, translated as MLRNEKGFAFPVSLSILLASCLSLLILLGQNVSEAELLNEKEQILKQDYYLLSSVKRLERHLADVEEDETLQPGSFIFKEGTVTYSMTELAGSLFEISFTLAIESQKPIVSYAFYDRDRGKMIKWTEKK; from the coding sequence ATGCTCCGGAATGAAAAAGGGTTTGCTTTTCCTGTGTCTCTGAGCATTCTTCTGGCTTCCTGCTTATCGCTTCTTATCCTGCTGGGGCAGAATGTGTCAGAAGCAGAATTGCTGAACGAAAAAGAACAAATCCTTAAACAGGATTATTATTTGCTCAGCTCTGTCAAAAGGCTTGAGAGGCACCTGGCGGATGTGGAGGAGGATGAAACCCTCCAGCCTGGCAGCTTTATATTTAAAGAAGGGACTGTGACATATTCTATGACAGAACTGGCGGGCTCTCTCTTCGAAATCTCCTTTACCCTGGCGATAGAATCCCAGAAACCGATTGTTTCATATGCGTTTTATGACAGAGACCGCGGAAAAATGATAAAATGGACAGAAAAAAAGTGA
- a CDS encoding rhodanese-like domain-containing protein, protein METLYILLIIIGGFVTYSVVTWLYQRKVVKTLTEDEFRAGYRKAQLIDVREPNEFDAGHILGSRNIPLSQMKMRMKEIRPDKPVYLYCQSGMRSGRAAQFLYRRGYKDLHQLQGGFKKWSGKIKAKK, encoded by the coding sequence TTGGAAACACTTTATATTCTTTTAATCATTATCGGGGGCTTTGTTACCTACTCTGTCGTTACATGGCTCTATCAGCGCAAAGTCGTCAAGACCCTGACAGAGGATGAATTCCGTGCAGGATACCGGAAGGCTCAGCTGATTGATGTCCGGGAGCCGAATGAATTCGATGCCGGCCATATCCTCGGGTCCAGAAATATCCCGTTATCCCAGATGAAAATGCGCATGAAGGAAATCCGTCCGGACAAGCCTGTGTATCTGTACTGCCAAAGCGGGATGCGCAGCGGACGTGCAGCCCAGTTTTTATACCGCAGAGGCTATAAAGATCTCCACCAGCTGCAGGGCGGCTTCAAAAAATGGTCAGGCAAAATTAAAGCGAAGAAATAA
- the comGD gene encoding competence type IV pilus minor pilin ComGD: MAKGEGGFTLVETLLIFSIFLLVSSLAAVYIVPQASRLESRLFLSQLQSDLFFAQQYAISRQETISFYIFPDENRYIATPPNSAAIIDRSYEEDIAIYEDTMKLSFRFLPSGNVSSFGSLYAEAGGETYRITFLIGKGRFYIVKE; the protein is encoded by the coding sequence ATGGCTAAAGGTGAAGGTGGATTCACACTAGTTGAAACACTGCTTATCTTCTCAATTTTTCTTCTGGTCTCTTCTCTGGCTGCTGTTTATATCGTCCCTCAGGCAAGCCGGCTTGAAAGCAGGCTGTTTTTGTCTCAGCTTCAATCAGACCTCTTTTTCGCACAGCAATATGCGATTTCCCGCCAGGAGACCATTTCCTTTTATATATTTCCGGACGAAAACCGTTATATCGCCACCCCGCCCAATTCTGCCGCTATTATCGACAGAAGCTATGAGGAGGATATCGCCATATACGAAGATACAATGAAGTTATCCTTCCGTTTTCTCCCAAGCGGGAATGTAAGCAGCTTCGGTTCACTGTATGCCGAAGCCGGCGGGGAAACATACAGGATCACGTTTTTAATAGGGAAAGGAAGGTTTTATATTGTTAAAGAATAA
- a CDS encoding YqzE family protein, with product MKTNDYVKYVTQTFVKYMDQPKDERKKQKESRKDEKEPFLFKWFGIIPYALLAGLKKGKAAKRQ from the coding sequence ATGAAAACCAATGATTATGTGAAATATGTCACCCAGACTTTTGTGAAGTATATGGACCAGCCGAAGGATGAGCGGAAAAAACAGAAGGAAAGCCGCAAGGATGAAAAAGAGCCGTTCCTATTCAAATGGTTCGGAATCATCCCATATGCACTGCTGGCTGGGCTGAAAAAAGGTAAAGCGGCAAAACGGCAATAG
- the gcvT gene encoding glycine cleavage system aminomethyltransferase GcvT, which yields MSQLKRTPLYEEYRKLGAKTIDFGGWDLPVQFTGIKDEHEAVRTKAGLFDVSHMGEIEVKGQASQDFLQKMMTNDISKLKSGGAQYTAMCYESGGTVDDLLVYKFEDDHYLLVVNAANIEKDYQWLEDHLIDGADIRNLSDQTAQLALQGPAAEGILQKLAGEKDLSEIGFFKFSSDVDLNGKKALVSRTGYTGEDGFEIYCHSDDASSIWNDILEAGKEEGVLPCGLGCRDTLRFEANLALYGQELSPDVTPLEAGIGFAVKINKEADFIGKPVLKQQKENGVPRKLVGLEMIDRGIPRHGYPVLADGEQVGEVTTGTQSPTLKKNIGLALIKTQYAELGNEVEVEIRGKRLKAVIAATPFYKRDKK from the coding sequence ATGTCGCAGCTAAAACGTACACCATTATATGAGGAATACCGGAAGCTTGGAGCAAAAACCATCGATTTTGGCGGCTGGGACCTGCCGGTGCAGTTCACTGGCATCAAAGATGAGCACGAAGCCGTAAGAACAAAAGCAGGCCTGTTTGATGTATCCCATATGGGAGAGATAGAAGTGAAAGGGCAAGCCAGCCAGGATTTTCTGCAAAAAATGATGACCAATGATATCTCCAAGCTCAAAAGCGGCGGTGCACAATATACCGCGATGTGCTATGAAAGCGGCGGCACTGTTGACGATTTGCTTGTGTATAAATTCGAGGATGATCACTATCTGCTGGTTGTCAATGCGGCAAACATAGAAAAGGATTATCAGTGGCTTGAAGATCATCTGATTGACGGCGCTGACATCAGGAATCTATCTGATCAGACTGCCCAGCTTGCTTTGCAGGGACCTGCAGCTGAAGGGATTCTCCAGAAGCTTGCAGGCGAAAAGGATCTAAGCGAAATTGGCTTTTTTAAATTCAGCAGTGACGTGGATCTGAATGGAAAGAAAGCGCTCGTTTCCCGCACCGGCTATACGGGCGAAGATGGATTCGAGATCTACTGCCATTCGGATGATGCCTCAAGCATCTGGAATGATATCCTTGAAGCCGGAAAAGAAGAAGGTGTGCTGCCTTGCGGGCTCGGCTGCCGCGACACCCTGAGGTTTGAAGCAAACCTTGCGCTGTACGGGCAGGAGCTGTCGCCAGACGTTACCCCCCTTGAAGCCGGGATCGGTTTTGCTGTAAAGATTAATAAAGAAGCTGATTTCATCGGCAAGCCTGTCCTCAAGCAGCAAAAAGAAAATGGTGTGCCGAGAAAGCTGGTCGGGCTTGAAATGATTGACAGGGGAATCCCGCGCCACGGATATCCGGTGCTGGCGGATGGAGAGCAGGTCGGCGAAGTGACGACAGGCACACAATCACCGACCCTGAAGAAGAACATCGGCCTCGCCCTGATCAAGACCCAATATGCGGAGCTTGGCAATGAGGTAGAAGTTGAAATCCGCGGCAAACGGCTGAAAGCAGTTATAGCTGCCACACCTTTTTATAAAAGAGATAAGAAGTGA
- the comGF gene encoding competence type IV pilus minor pilin ComGF produces the protein MRKRTGNTKEFVTFILRNNGFTLAEMLFGFSIFLIIASLLPLSLRYLADGEASEMRLQRMEWEIFSAQLKKEVHMSVNIEVNEGRLTLAGSGESVSFERYGSNLRRRVNGQGHEVVLQNIQAASFSFQGKSLLVEAQSRNGENFHTVIVPFIEVNQNAPE, from the coding sequence ATGAGAAAAAGAACGGGAAACACGAAAGAATTTGTGACATTTATTTTAAGGAATAATGGCTTTACGCTGGCTGAGATGCTCTTCGGCTTTAGCATCTTCCTCATCATTGCTTCACTGCTCCCTCTTTCGCTCAGATACCTGGCTGATGGGGAAGCATCGGAAATGAGGCTTCAAAGAATGGAATGGGAAATCTTTTCTGCACAGCTGAAAAAAGAGGTTCATATGAGCGTAAATATTGAAGTAAATGAAGGGCGGCTGACGCTTGCGGGGAGCGGTGAGTCTGTCAGCTTTGAAAGGTACGGCAGCAATCTAAGAAGGAGAGTCAACGGGCAAGGGCATGAAGTGGTTTTGCAGAATATCCAGGCGGCCTCGTTTTCCTTTCAGGGCAAGAGCCTTCTCGTAGAGGCGCAAAGCCGCAACGGGGAAAATTTTCACACAGTGATTGTGCCATTTATAGAGGTGAACCAGAATGCTCCGGAATGA
- a CDS encoding YqhG family protein produces the protein MQQQEIRKFLARYFTANGCDITEEGPGYMTVQLTIELDKELMNRPFYWHYLEKTGGIPNPMKLTFITNRQLAPSDLKGETIHFGSPRLHQIFQSARSLAGYIRLYEQHSSPPGRQTPLRPWLCMNVKISYQCDRKRDVFKSIGLQLLNGQMVENFHDRLLQLQLTPKIPDYSFTLSPLIMPKSGISRIEGFLKSQIDSEEHGWADEARERWKKDLDLLEHFYEDMEERNETYENEKTALQEQYEPKVNVSIVNGGLFYLTDTAV, from the coding sequence ATGCAGCAGCAGGAAATACGTAAATTCCTGGCACGCTATTTTACCGCAAACGGCTGTGATATCACTGAGGAGGGACCCGGCTATATGACAGTCCAGTTGACAATTGAGCTTGATAAAGAGCTGATGAACCGTCCTTTCTACTGGCATTATCTTGAAAAAACCGGAGGCATCCCGAACCCGATGAAGCTGACGTTCATTACTAACCGGCAGCTTGCGCCTTCCGACTTGAAGGGAGAAACGATCCATTTCGGTTCTCCGCGCCTGCATCAGATATTTCAATCAGCACGGAGCCTTGCAGGCTACATCCGTCTGTACGAACAGCATTCTTCCCCGCCGGGCAGGCAGACGCCTTTAAGGCCGTGGCTTTGCATGAATGTAAAAATTTCTTATCAATGCGACCGGAAAAGAGATGTATTCAAATCGATCGGTCTGCAGCTGCTCAATGGCCAAATGGTTGAAAACTTCCATGACCGCCTGCTTCAGCTGCAGCTTACACCGAAGATCCCCGACTATTCGTTTACATTGTCGCCTCTGATCATGCCAAAGAGCGGCATCAGCAGGATCGAAGGATTCCTGAAGTCGCAGATTGATTCAGAGGAGCACGGCTGGGCTGACGAGGCAAGGGAACGATGGAAGAAGGATCTTGATCTGCTTGAACATTTTTATGAAGATATGGAAGAACGGAACGAGACCTACGAAAATGAAAAAACCGCCCTGCAGGAGCAATATGAGCCAAAAGTCAATGTCAGCATCGTGAATGGCGGGCTTTTCTATCTGACAGATACGGCCGTTTAG
- the gcvPB gene encoding aminomethyl-transferring glycine dehydrogenase subunit GcvPB, producing MHNQDQPLIFEISKPGRTGYSLPELDVPEVDVAELLPEGYLREEEPELPEVSELDIMRHYTALSKRNHGVDSGFYPLGSCTMKYNPKINENVARFNGFAHIHPLQEESSVQGALELMYDLQEHLIEITGMDEVTLQPAAGAHGEWTGLMMIRAFHESNGDTGRTKVIVPDSAHGTNPASATVAGFETVTVKSNENGLVDLEDLRRVVGSDTAALMLTNPNTLGLFEENILEMAEIVHGAGGKLYYDGANLNAVLSKARPGDMGFDVVHLNLHKTFTGPHGGGGPGSGPVGVKKDLIPYLPKPIVAKRGEEFVLDYDRPQSIGRVKPYYGNFGINVRAYTYIRTMGPDGLKNVTEFAVLNANYMMRRLAEYYDLPFDRHCKHEFVLSGKRQKKLGVRTLDIAKRLLDFGYHPPTIYFPLNVEECIMIEPTETESKETLDSFIEAMIQIAREAEENPEIVQEAPHTTVIGRLDETLAARKPVLRYKKEA from the coding sequence ATGCATAATCAAGACCAGCCGCTGATTTTTGAAATAAGCAAGCCGGGCCGCACAGGCTACAGCCTGCCGGAACTCGATGTACCTGAAGTGGATGTGGCTGAATTGCTGCCTGAAGGATACCTGCGTGAAGAAGAGCCTGAGCTTCCGGAAGTGTCGGAATTGGACATCATGAGGCACTATACTGCTCTCTCAAAAAGGAATCATGGCGTGGATTCAGGTTTTTATCCGCTGGGATCATGCACAATGAAATACAATCCGAAGATCAATGAAAATGTAGCACGCTTTAACGGTTTTGCCCATATTCATCCCCTGCAGGAGGAAAGCTCTGTCCAGGGTGCATTGGAGCTGATGTATGACCTTCAGGAGCATTTGATTGAGATTACCGGAATGGACGAAGTGACGCTGCAGCCGGCAGCAGGTGCACACGGGGAATGGACAGGGCTGATGATGATCAGGGCTTTCCATGAATCCAATGGCGACACCGGCAGGACAAAGGTTATTGTCCCGGATTCAGCCCACGGGACAAATCCGGCATCAGCAACGGTCGCCGGCTTTGAAACCGTCACCGTTAAATCGAATGAGAACGGCCTAGTAGACCTTGAGGATTTGCGCCGGGTAGTCGGATCCGATACAGCGGCCCTGATGCTGACGAACCCGAACACGCTTGGACTGTTTGAAGAAAACATTCTTGAAATGGCAGAGATTGTGCATGGTGCCGGCGGCAAGCTTTATTATGACGGTGCCAACCTGAATGCGGTCCTTTCCAAAGCGCGCCCTGGAGATATGGGATTCGATGTTGTCCATCTGAATCTCCATAAAACATTCACAGGACCTCACGGAGGGGGAGGACCCGGGTCAGGTCCGGTCGGCGTCAAGAAAGACCTGATACCCTATCTGCCTAAACCGATCGTTGCTAAGCGCGGTGAGGAATTTGTCCTTGATTATGACCGACCGCAATCGATTGGAAGGGTCAAACCGTATTATGGAAACTTCGGCATCAATGTGCGCGCTTATACTTATATCCGCACAATGGGGCCGGACGGCTTGAAAAATGTCACCGAATTCGCAGTCCTGAATGCGAATTATATGATGAGGCGCCTGGCGGAATACTACGATCTGCCATTCGACAGGCACTGCAAGCATGAGTTTGTACTCAGCGGCAAGCGCCAGAAAAAGCTTGGCGTCAGAACGCTTGACATTGCGAAGCGCCTGCTCGACTTCGGCTATCATCCGCCTACCATCTACTTCCCGCTGAATGTAGAAGAATGCATCATGATCGAGCCGACTGAAACAGAATCAAAAGAAACACTGGACAGCTTCATTGAAGCCATGATCCAGATTGCCAGGGAAGCGGAGGAAAATCCTGAAATCGTGCAGGAAGCGCCGCATACGACGGTCATCGGCCGCCTGGATGAGACCCTGGCTGCAAGAAAACCGGTCCTCCGGTATAAGAAAGAAGCTTAA
- a CDS encoding DEAD/DEAH box helicase, with amino-acid sequence MPVQIDFDSTWQTEFLSRISNDGPWGNWELYRLAAEVEQHTIIPEFNGLQAPGHLPDLTPLPHQLEVARQVVENMNGKAILADEVGLGKTIEAGLILKEYMIRGLVKKVLILVPASLVTQWEIELNTKFYIPAVAQRKAYVWEQCDVVVSSIDTAKRNPHRDIIFSLDYDLIIIDEAHKLKNSKTKNYEFVQSLKKKFCLLLTATPIQNRISEIFNLVSLLKPGHLGNETAFYEKYKKDSRSLDDNAHLKELVNKVMIRNRRADTGIEWTKRHVETIPIEFSKEERDLYESVTELRGEGDWVNSSQFSVMTLQREACSSREAVFYTLRNMVSRQEAPSDMFQEQIQFLVSKVEKVQRNSKAEKALELIKGIDDKVIIFTEYRATQLYLQWFLKQHGISSVPFRGGFKRGKKDWMRELFKNNVQVLIATEAGGEGINLQFCNHIINYDLPWNPMRLEQRIGRIHRLGQEKDVMIYNFAVKDTVEEHILKLLYEKIHLFEKVIGELDDILAKLEFGSIEDHLTDIFGRSASEGEMRIKMENLNSMIQLAEEMKEGGAHAAAGNT; translated from the coding sequence ATGCCAGTCCAGATCGATTTTGATTCTACATGGCAAACCGAGTTTCTATCAAGAATATCCAATGACGGACCTTGGGGGAATTGGGAGCTTTACAGACTTGCTGCAGAGGTCGAGCAGCATACCATCATCCCCGAATTCAATGGCCTCCAGGCTCCGGGGCACTTGCCGGACCTGACGCCGCTGCCCCACCAGCTGGAAGTTGCCAGGCAGGTAGTTGAGAATATGAACGGAAAAGCGATATTGGCCGATGAGGTCGGGCTCGGAAAAACAATTGAAGCGGGACTGATACTAAAAGAATATATGATTAGGGGTCTCGTGAAAAAAGTCCTTATCCTGGTTCCAGCCTCTCTTGTCACCCAGTGGGAAATCGAGCTGAACACAAAATTCTACATACCGGCAGTTGCCCAGCGCAAGGCTTATGTGTGGGAGCAGTGCGATGTGGTGGTATCTTCCATAGATACAGCCAAAAGGAATCCGCACCGCGACATCATTTTTTCACTTGATTATGATTTGATTATCATCGATGAAGCTCATAAGCTGAAAAACAGCAAAACGAAAAACTATGAATTTGTCCAGAGCCTGAAGAAGAAATTCTGCCTTCTCCTTACTGCTACACCGATCCAGAACAGGATAAGCGAGATTTTCAACCTCGTTTCTCTCTTGAAGCCTGGCCATCTGGGTAATGAAACAGCTTTTTATGAAAAGTATAAGAAGGATTCACGCTCGCTCGATGACAATGCCCACCTGAAAGAGCTGGTCAATAAAGTGATGATCCGGAACAGGCGGGCTGATACCGGGATTGAATGGACAAAACGGCATGTAGAAACCATCCCGATTGAATTTTCCAAGGAAGAAAGAGATCTGTACGAATCTGTTACAGAATTGAGAGGGGAAGGAGATTGGGTCAATTCAAGCCAGTTCTCCGTCATGACCCTGCAGCGCGAGGCCTGCAGCAGCCGGGAGGCAGTCTTTTATACGCTCCGCAATATGGTTTCCAGGCAGGAGGCCCCTTCTGATATGTTTCAGGAACAGATTCAGTTCCTGGTCAGCAAAGTGGAGAAGGTTCAGAGAAATTCTAAAGCAGAAAAAGCGCTCGAGCTTATCAAAGGCATTGACGATAAGGTCATCATTTTCACAGAATACAGGGCGACCCAGCTTTACCTACAATGGTTCCTGAAGCAGCACGGCATCAGTTCTGTCCCTTTCAGGGGCGGTTTCAAAAGGGGTAAGAAGGATTGGATGAGAGAGCTGTTCAAGAACAATGTCCAGGTCCTGATTGCGACAGAGGCCGGAGGTGAAGGGATCAACCTCCAATTCTGCAACCATATTATCAATTATGACCTGCCATGGAATCCGATGCGTCTTGAACAAAGAATCGGAAGGATCCACCGTTTGGGCCAGGAAAAAGATGTGATGATTTATAATTTCGCAGTCAAGGATACAGTTGAAGAACATATTCTCAAATTGCTGTATGAGAAGATTCATCTGTTTGAAAAAGTCATCGGGGAGCTTGATGATATCCTCGCCAAGCTTGAGTTCGGAAGCATCGAGGACCATCTGACAGATATTTTTGGAAGATCGGCTTCAGAGGGAGAGATGAGAATCAAAATGGAGAACTTGAATAGCATGATACAGCTTGCTGAAGAAATGAAGGAGGGCGGCGCACATGCAGCAGCAGGAAATACGTAA
- the gcvPA gene encoding aminomethyl-transferring glycine dehydrogenase subunit GcvPA, with translation MTHRYLPMTETDKKEMLEKIGASSIDELFSDIPEAVRFKGEYNIKPAKPETALLKELTKLAGKNADLRSNSSFLGAGVYDHYMPVIVDHVISRSEFYTAYTPYQPEISQGELQAIFEFQTMICELTGMDVANSSMYDGGTALAEAAMLSAGQTRRKKILISEAVHPESKDVVRSYAKGQYIEVVEIPHKDGITDMDALKEQMDSDTAAVIVQYPNFFGRIEPLKELEEVIHAQKSMFVVSSNPLSLGALTPPGKFGADIVAGDAQPFGIPTAFGGPHCGYFAVTSKLMRKVPGRLVGQTIDEEGRRGFVLTLQAREQHIRRDKATSNICSNQALNALAASVAMTALGKKGVRDIAVQNMQKARYARDQFKKAGFELAFEGPIFNEFVVKLNAPVKEINKSLLDKEIIGGYDLGRSYRSLENHMLVAVTELRTKEEIDTFVKELGDYHA, from the coding sequence ATGACGCATCGCTATCTGCCTATGACAGAAACAGACAAAAAGGAAATGCTTGAGAAGATCGGGGCAAGTTCGATTGATGAACTGTTCAGTGATATACCTGAAGCTGTCAGGTTTAAGGGAGAGTACAATATTAAACCGGCAAAGCCGGAAACGGCATTATTGAAGGAGCTTACCAAGCTGGCAGGAAAGAATGCCGACCTCAGGTCCAATTCATCCTTCCTCGGAGCCGGTGTCTATGATCATTATATGCCGGTGATTGTGGACCACGTCATTTCCCGCTCCGAATTCTATACGGCCTATACACCGTATCAGCCGGAGATTTCGCAGGGGGAGCTGCAGGCCATCTTTGAATTCCAGACGATGATCTGCGAACTGACTGGCATGGATGTAGCCAATTCTTCCATGTATGACGGCGGCACTGCCCTCGCTGAGGCAGCCATGCTTTCAGCTGGCCAGACGCGCCGCAAGAAAATCCTGATCTCCGAGGCTGTACATCCGGAATCGAAGGATGTTGTCAGAAGTTATGCAAAGGGGCAATATATAGAGGTTGTTGAAATTCCGCATAAGGACGGAATCACAGATATGGATGCGCTGAAAGAGCAGATGGACAGCGATACAGCTGCAGTCATTGTTCAATACCCTAACTTCTTCGGCCGCATAGAGCCGCTGAAAGAGCTTGAGGAAGTCATCCATGCCCAAAAATCCATGTTCGTTGTATCAAGCAATCCGCTTTCCTTGGGCGCATTAACGCCTCCAGGCAAGTTTGGCGCCGATATTGTGGCAGGGGATGCGCAGCCATTCGGGATCCCTACGGCATTCGGGGGACCTCATTGCGGTTATTTTGCCGTCACCTCCAAACTGATGAGAAAGGTGCCGGGCCGCCTTGTCGGGCAGACGATTGATGAAGAAGGCCGCCGCGGCTTCGTACTTACCCTTCAGGCAAGGGAACAGCATATCCGCCGTGATAAAGCGACTTCCAACATCTGCTCCAACCAGGCCTTGAATGCTCTTGCTGCATCTGTCGCCATGACAGCCCTCGGCAAAAAGGGAGTCAGGGATATTGCCGTCCAGAATATGCAGAAAGCCCGCTATGCCAGGGATCAGTTCAAGAAGGCCGGATTCGAGCTTGCCTTTGAAGGCCCGATCTTTAATGAATTTGTCGTAAAGCTGAATGCACCAGTCAAGGAGATCAATAAAAGCCTGCTCGATAAAGAAATCATCGGCGGCTATGATCTTGGCAGAAGCTATCGTTCACTGGAAAACCATATGCTGGTTGCCGTGACAGAGCTTCGCACGAAAGAAGAAATCGATACTTTTGTTAAAGAATTGGGGGATTACCATGCATAA
- a CDS encoding shikimate kinase, translated as MDTIYLIGFMGAGKTTVGRELSCVLGKPAVDMDEEIEKEAGISIKEMFAQKGEEYFRKLETQMLKRLSARDIIVTTGGGVVLRKENRDLLKNTGTVLFLHASPEETIKRLAADTARPLLEGGLEQKVKVLYQSRLPLYKEAADHIIETDGRTIGSITAEAQLCLKS; from the coding sequence ATGGATACAATCTACTTAATCGGCTTTATGGGAGCGGGGAAGACCACTGTCGGCAGAGAGCTTTCCTGTGTTCTTGGGAAGCCTGCAGTTGATATGGATGAGGAAATAGAAAAGGAAGCAGGCATCAGCATCAAGGAGATGTTTGCCCAGAAAGGCGAGGAATATTTCCGTAAGCTGGAAACGCAAATGCTGAAGCGTTTGTCGGCAAGGGACATCATCGTCACTACAGGGGGAGGTGTCGTCTTAAGGAAGGAAAACCGCGACCTTCTAAAAAACACCGGGACTGTCCTGTTCCTGCATGCCTCTCCTGAGGAAACAATTAAAAGGCTTGCTGCTGATACGGCACGTCCGCTGCTCGAGGGCGGGCTTGAACAGAAAGTAAAAGTTCTCTATCAATCGAGGCTTCCATTGTATAAGGAAGCTGCCGACCATATTATTGAGACTGATGGGAGGACAATCGGTTCCATCACGGCAGAAGCGCAGCTGTGTTTGAAAAGCTGA